In Brassica rapa cultivar Chiifu-401-42 chromosome A06, CAAS_Brap_v3.01, whole genome shotgun sequence, a single window of DNA contains:
- the LOC103873109 gene encoding membrane steroid-binding protein 2: MVVELWETVKETITAYTGLSPAAFFTVLALAFAVYQVVSGFFVSPEEHRPRSTEDYPQPEPLPPPVQLGEITEEELKQYDGSDSKKPLLMAIKGQIYDVSQSRMFYGPGGPYALFAGKDASRALAKMSFEETDLTGDISGLGPFELDALQDWEYKFMSKYVKVGTIQKNDGECKESAEPSTNTGQEASAEVAHGETSRSIEEKTEETTEKKDVANGDAAKED; this comes from the exons AGACGGTGAAGGAAACCATCACAGCTTACACCGGACTGTCTCCGGCGGCGTTTTTCACCGTCTTAGCTCTCGCTTTCGCAGTCTATCAAGTCGTCTCCGGCTTCTTCGTGTCTCCCGAGGAACACCGTCCTCGCTCGACGGAGGATTACCCTCAGCCGGAGCCCCTTCCGCCTCCGGTTCAGCTCGGAGAAATCACGGAGGAGGAGCTTAAGCAGTACGACGGCTCAGATTCAAAAAAGCCCCTTCTCATGGCCATCAAAGGCCAGATCTACGATGTTTCCCAGAGCAG GATGTTCTATGGACCAGGTGGACCATACGCTCTGTTTGCAGGGAAAGATGCAAGCCGAGCTCTTGCTAAGATGTCCTTTGAGGAAACCGATTTGACCGGAGACATCTCTGGTCTTGGTCCATTTGAGCTAGATGCGTTACAAGACTGGGAGTACAAGTTCATGAGCAAGTATGTCAAAGTCGGAACCATTCAGAAGAATGATGGAGAATGCAAAGAAAGTGCTGAACCTTCTACCAACACTGGACAAGAAGCTTCCGCCGAGGTTGCCCACGGTGAAACTTCTAGAAGCATAGAAGAGAAAACGGAAGAAACCACGGAGAAGAAGGATGTTGCAAATGGTGATGCGGCAAAGGAGGACTAA